In the Streptomyces sp. BHT-5-2 genome, one interval contains:
- a CDS encoding ABC transporter ATP-binding protein, which produces MATITRSTPPGERTGAVRRSAVRSLLRLWPFVRPVRARLFTAAGVAVVASCLSVVLPLVLKWLVDGPVAHGDTAGVWRGGGYLLLLGLAEALLFGLRRWLVARPTAAVEAAMRDALYHHVQRLPVSFHDRWSSGQLLSRATTDLQLLRLFLVFPLTFLLVNGATIVVGGVLLLAQEWSLGLLLTAPVLPLAAVCSLFQARYGQAARLAQDQIGDLTTVVEESVLGIRIVKGFGRHRSQARAFRELARAVRATELRKARLLAAVWGVNSLLPEVAWGAALVLGTLQVADGRLSAGTLVAFLSTALALRWPVESIGFLLAMSSAAAAAADRCFEVLDEPAVEEAAPGPPGAASEGGRARGGLVFEGVEFRYPDAAPGAPPALRGVDLHVRPGETMALVGATGSGKTTLTALVPRLYDPTAGRILLDGRDLAGLGRAEARALVAVAFEEPTLFSASVAENVLMGAADGPEAERAADLRRALRVAQAEEFVAALPRGASTGVGEQGMSLSGGQRQRLALARAVAGRPRFLILDDPLSALDVHTEARVEAALREVLATTTALVVAHRPSTVLLADRVALLSGGRIAAVGTHHQLLRENAEYAALMSGGPEHGGTGRPEGEDGR; this is translated from the coding sequence ATGGCCACGATCACGCGTTCGACGCCGCCGGGCGAGCGGACCGGAGCGGTACGGCGCTCCGCGGTCCGCTCGCTGCTCCGCCTGTGGCCGTTCGTCCGCCCGGTGCGGGCGCGGCTGTTCACGGCCGCCGGCGTGGCCGTGGTGGCGTCCTGCCTGTCGGTGGTCCTGCCGCTGGTGCTCAAGTGGCTGGTGGACGGCCCGGTGGCGCACGGGGACACCGCCGGGGTGTGGCGGGGCGGCGGGTATCTGCTGCTGCTCGGGCTCGCCGAGGCGCTGCTGTTCGGGCTGCGCCGGTGGCTGGTGGCACGGCCGACGGCCGCCGTGGAGGCCGCGATGCGGGACGCGCTGTACCACCATGTGCAGCGGCTCCCGGTCTCCTTCCACGACCGCTGGTCCTCCGGCCAGCTGCTCTCCCGGGCCACCACCGACCTCCAACTGCTGCGCCTGTTCCTGGTCTTCCCGCTGACGTTCCTCCTGGTCAACGGCGCGACGATCGTGGTGGGCGGGGTGCTTCTGCTGGCCCAGGAATGGTCCCTGGGGCTGCTGCTGACGGCGCCGGTGCTGCCGCTCGCGGCGGTGTGCTCGCTCTTCCAGGCCCGCTACGGGCAGGCCGCGCGCCTGGCCCAGGACCAGATCGGCGATCTGACCACGGTCGTCGAGGAGTCGGTGCTCGGCATCAGGATCGTCAAGGGGTTCGGGCGGCACCGCAGCCAGGCCCGCGCGTTCCGAGAGCTGGCCCGCGCGGTGCGCGCCACCGAGCTGCGCAAGGCCCGGCTGCTGGCCGCCGTCTGGGGCGTCAACTCCCTCCTCCCGGAGGTGGCGTGGGGCGCCGCGCTGGTGCTCGGCACGCTCCAGGTGGCCGACGGCCGGCTGTCCGCCGGCACCCTCGTCGCGTTCCTGTCGACGGCGCTGGCGCTGCGCTGGCCGGTGGAGTCGATCGGCTTCCTGCTGGCGATGAGCAGCGCGGCGGCGGCCGCCGCCGACCGGTGTTTCGAGGTGCTGGACGAGCCGGCCGTCGAGGAGGCCGCTCCGGGCCCGCCCGGAGCGGCCTCGGAGGGCGGGCGGGCCCGCGGCGGACTGGTCTTCGAGGGGGTGGAGTTCCGGTATCCCGACGCGGCGCCGGGCGCCCCGCCGGCCCTCCGGGGCGTCGATCTGCACGTCCGGCCCGGGGAGACGATGGCGCTGGTCGGGGCGACCGGCAGCGGCAAGACCACCCTCACGGCACTGGTGCCGCGGCTGTACGACCCGACCGCGGGCCGGATCCTCCTGGACGGCCGGGATCTGGCCGGACTCGGCCGGGCGGAGGCCCGGGCGCTGGTGGCGGTGGCCTTCGAGGAGCCGACCCTGTTCTCGGCCTCGGTGGCGGAGAACGTCCTGATGGGCGCGGCGGACGGCCCGGAGGCGGAGCGGGCCGCGGATCTGCGGCGGGCGCTGCGGGTGGCGCAGGCCGAGGAGTTCGTGGCGGCCCTGCCGCGGGGCGCCTCCACGGGGGTCGGCGAGCAGGGGATGAGCCTGTCGGGCGGGCAGCGGCAGCGGCTGGCGCTGGCCCGCGCGGTGGCCGGCCGGCCGCGCTTCCTGATCCTCGACGACCCGCTCTCCGCCCTCGACGTGCACACCGAGGCCCGGGTGGAGGCGGCGCTGCGGGAGGTGCTGGCGACCACCACCGCACTGGTCGTCGCCCACCGCCCGTCCACGGTGCTGCTGGCCGACCGGGTGGCGCTGCTGTCCGGTGGCCGGATCGCCGCCGTCGGCACCCATCACCAACTGCTGCGGGAGAACGCCGAGTACGCGGCGCTGATGTCCGGCGGCCCGGAGCACGGCGGCACCGGGCGGCCCGAGGGGGAGGACGGGCGATGA
- a CDS encoding enoyl-CoA hydratase/isomerase family protein, protein MTVHLEVADGVGTIRLDRPPMNALDIATQDRLRELAEEAGRRDDVRAVVLWGGEKVFAAGADIKEMQAMDHAAMVVRSKALQDSFTAVARIPKPVVAAVTGYALGGGCELALCADFRIAADNAKLGQPEILLGLIPGAGGTQRLARLVGPSKAKDLIFTGRHVKADEALTIGLVDRVVPADEVHAQAHAWAARLAAGPALALRAAKESVDAGLETDLDTGLTIERTWFAGLFATEDREIGMRSFVEEGPGKAKFR, encoded by the coding sequence ATGACTGTGCATCTCGAGGTCGCCGACGGCGTCGGCACCATCCGCCTGGACCGCCCGCCGATGAACGCCCTGGACATCGCCACCCAGGACCGGCTCCGCGAACTGGCCGAGGAGGCCGGCCGCCGCGACGACGTCCGCGCCGTCGTGCTCTGGGGCGGCGAGAAGGTGTTCGCGGCCGGCGCGGACATCAAGGAAATGCAGGCCATGGACCACGCCGCCATGGTCGTCCGGTCCAAGGCCCTGCAGGACTCCTTCACCGCGGTGGCCAGGATCCCCAAGCCGGTGGTCGCCGCGGTCACCGGCTACGCCCTCGGCGGCGGTTGCGAACTCGCGCTCTGCGCCGACTTCCGGATCGCCGCCGACAACGCCAAGCTCGGCCAGCCCGAGATCCTGCTCGGCCTGATCCCCGGCGCCGGCGGCACCCAGCGGCTGGCCCGGCTGGTCGGCCCGTCCAAGGCCAAGGACCTGATCTTCACCGGCCGCCATGTGAAGGCCGACGAGGCGCTGACCATCGGGCTGGTGGACCGGGTGGTGCCCGCCGACGAGGTCCATGCGCAGGCGCACGCCTGGGCCGCGCGGCTGGCGGCCGGGCCGGCGCTGGCGCTGCGGGCCGCCAAGGAGTCCGTCGACGCGGGGCTGGAGACCGACCTCGACACCGGGCTGACGATCGAACGTACTTGGTTCGCCGGGCTGTTCGCGACCGAGGACCGGGAGATCGGGATGCGCAGCTTCGTCGAGGAGGGGCCGGGCAAGGCAAAGTTCCGCTGA
- a CDS encoding DsbA family protein has translation MPASASPARKLAAVGAVLALVVAVIAIAVAVGKAVENGRDTTASSGAAPDGGASAVQQDDPAQQKLYDQLANRTSRRTPGDPLAVGKPDAPVVLVEYADYQCSFCGRFTRETQPALVKKFVDAGTLRIEFRNFPVFGADSERAAHASWAAGRQGKFWQLHDELYAKTRKGDALAEDKLVDLARTAGVPDLEKFRTDLNGPAAAQALKKDQDEGYQLGVQSTPSFLVNGRPIAGAQDTAVFEQAVEQAAATAKKHGAGAGE, from the coding sequence ATGCCCGCTTCCGCCTCCCCTGCCCGCAAACTCGCCGCCGTCGGCGCGGTCCTCGCGCTCGTGGTGGCCGTGATCGCCATCGCCGTCGCGGTCGGCAAGGCCGTCGAGAACGGCCGGGACACCACCGCCTCCTCCGGAGCCGCCCCGGACGGCGGCGCCTCCGCCGTACAGCAGGACGACCCCGCCCAGCAGAAGCTGTACGACCAGCTGGCGAACCGCACCAGCCGCCGCACCCCCGGCGACCCGCTGGCCGTCGGCAAGCCCGACGCCCCGGTCGTCCTCGTCGAGTACGCCGACTACCAGTGCTCGTTCTGCGGCCGCTTCACCCGGGAGACCCAGCCCGCGCTGGTGAAGAAGTTCGTCGACGCCGGCACCCTGCGCATCGAGTTCCGCAACTTCCCCGTCTTCGGCGCCGACTCCGAGCGCGCCGCCCACGCGTCCTGGGCGGCCGGCCGGCAGGGGAAGTTCTGGCAGCTGCACGACGAGCTCTACGCCAAGACCCGCAAGGGCGACGCGCTCGCCGAGGACAAGCTGGTCGACCTGGCCCGCACCGCCGGCGTGCCGGACCTGGAGAAGTTCCGCACCGACCTGAACGGCCCGGCCGCCGCACAGGCCCTGAAGAAGGACCAGGACGAGGGCTACCAACTCGGGGTCCAGTCCACCCCGTCCTTCCTGGTCAACGGCCGGCCGATCGCCGGGGCGCAGGACACCGCGGTCTTCGAGCAGGCCGTCGAGCAGGCCGCCGCGACGGCGAAGAAGCACGGCGCGGGGGCCGGCGAATGA
- a CDS encoding ATP-binding protein — protein sequence MAGLDGTEQPRPRSGAAPHWETPGAGGETTPAPVAPAPAARPPGGPDLVGDPTLGEVRLPSRPQSARTARRLTAAILLRQWSLSPQLAEHSVLLVSELVGNAVRHTGARTFGLRILRRRGWIRVEVRDPSRGLPCLMPVQPMDVSGRGLFLVDKLSDRWGVDLLPRGKTTWFEIRVGDR from the coding sequence ATGGCGGGCCTCGATGGAACGGAGCAGCCGCGGCCGCGGAGCGGCGCGGCCCCGCACTGGGAAACCCCCGGCGCGGGCGGGGAGACGACCCCGGCACCCGTGGCCCCGGCACCGGCCGCCCGGCCGCCCGGCGGCCCCGACCTGGTCGGGGACCCGACCCTGGGCGAGGTCCGGCTCCCCTCGCGACCTCAGTCCGCACGGACCGCGCGCCGGCTCACCGCCGCCATCCTGCTCCGCCAGTGGTCCCTCTCGCCGCAGCTCGCCGAGCACTCCGTGCTGCTGGTCTCGGAACTGGTCGGCAACGCCGTACGGCACACCGGCGCCCGGACGTTCGGGCTGCGGATACTGCGCCGCCGCGGCTGGATCCGGGTGGAGGTGCGCGACCCCTCGCGCGGGCTGCCGTGCCTGATGCCGGTGCAGCCGATGGACGTCAGCGGCCGCGGGCTCTTCCTCGTCGACAAGCTCTCGGACCGCTGGGGCGTGGATCTGCTGCCGCGCGGCAAGACGACCTGGTTCGAGATCCGCGTCGGCGACCGCTGA
- a CDS encoding Ig-like domain-containing protein yields the protein MAGEPVRRRRVRRAGAPLALLLAPLLLLVAACGGAVGTATGRGPDTAASQAAVVIAPRDGAREVATSGALKVTARRGRLSSVKVTDAKGNEVDGKISDAGALWRPDGHLGASTRYTVDAVAVDARGRQAAEHATFTTLVPRNTFIGQYTPENGQLVGVGMPVSIRFTRGITRPRAVERAITVTARPAVPIAGHWFGNDRLDFRPEKYWAPGTRVTLRLDLDGVEGRPGVYGTQAKQVSFTVGRSQVSTVDARTKQMTVVRDGRILRTVPITAGAPGTETYNGRMVISEKHLVTRMNGDTVGFGGEYDIKDVPHAMRLSTSGTFIHGNYWSGRAAFGTRNASHGCVGLYDVRGGGDPDTPAAWFYRNSLIGDVVVVRNSHDRTIQPDNGFGDWNLSWDRWRSS from the coding sequence ATGGCGGGGGAGCCGGTGCGCCGGCGGCGGGTGCGCCGCGCGGGCGCGCCGCTCGCCCTGTTGCTCGCTCCGCTGCTGCTGCTCGTCGCCGCCTGCGGCGGCGCGGTCGGCACCGCGACCGGCCGGGGGCCGGACACCGCCGCCTCGCAGGCCGCCGTGGTGATAGCGCCCCGGGACGGTGCCCGGGAGGTGGCCACCAGCGGCGCCCTGAAGGTGACCGCCCGGCGCGGCCGGCTGAGCTCCGTCAAGGTCACCGACGCCAAGGGCAACGAGGTCGACGGGAAGATATCCGACGCCGGCGCCCTCTGGCGGCCCGACGGCCACCTCGGCGCCTCGACGCGGTACACCGTCGACGCGGTGGCGGTGGACGCCCGCGGCCGGCAGGCCGCCGAGCACGCCACGTTCACCACCCTGGTCCCGAGGAACACCTTCATCGGCCAGTACACCCCCGAGAACGGCCAGCTGGTCGGCGTCGGGATGCCGGTCTCGATCCGCTTCACCCGCGGCATCACCCGCCCCCGGGCCGTCGAGCGGGCCATCACCGTCACCGCGCGCCCCGCCGTCCCGATCGCCGGCCACTGGTTCGGCAACGACCGCCTCGACTTCCGCCCCGAGAAGTACTGGGCGCCCGGCACCAGGGTCACCCTCCGGCTCGACCTCGACGGCGTCGAGGGCCGTCCGGGCGTCTACGGCACCCAGGCCAAGCAGGTCTCCTTCACCGTCGGCCGCAGCCAGGTCAGCACCGTCGACGCCCGGACGAAGCAGATGACGGTGGTCCGCGACGGCCGGATCCTGCGGACGGTCCCGATCACCGCGGGCGCCCCGGGCACCGAGACCTACAACGGCCGGATGGTGATCAGCGAGAAGCACCTGGTGACGCGGATGAACGGCGACACCGTCGGCTTCGGTGGCGAGTACGACATCAAGGACGTCCCGCACGCGATGCGGCTGAGCACCTCCGGCACCTTCATCCACGGCAACTACTGGTCCGGCCGGGCCGCGTTCGGCACCCGCAACGCCAGCCACGGCTGCGTCGGCCTCTACGACGTGCGCGGCGGCGGTGATCCGGACACCCCGGCGGCCTGGTTCTACCGCAACTCGCTCATCGGCGACGTGGTCGTCGTCCGGAACTCCCACGACCGCACCATCCAGCCGGACAACGGCTTCGGCGACTGGAACCTCTCGTGGGACCGGTGGCGGTCGTCCTAG
- a CDS encoding Ig-like domain-containing protein translates to MTGHQHLRPGGDTSGRTTGRAPGDGPAARRAPRTRRPRRAVRALLGVLTSAAALVGCAERDLLGGAPPTPEEAIRIVPGDGARGVRANGRLEVRVPEGRLERVEVNRTGGSGRQPVAGRISRDGTIWRPLSDSLELASRYTVDAVAVDGAGRRTTRHTVFNTFAPPHRVIGFYSPESGATVGTGLIFSLVFNRPVLDRAAVERAVTVGARPAVEIAAHWFGHRRLDFRPRSRWRPGTRLTVHLRLREVRTGPGSYGIQLKTLHYQVGRDQVSTVDAARHTLTVRRDGKVVATLPVTAGNTANPTYNGTMVILERHAVTRMDGDTVGFGAEYDIPDVPHAMRLTRSGTFLHGNYWAPRAVFGGLNTSHGCVGLPDVRGGGPDTPAGWLYRNSIVGDTVEVRNSPDRTVAPDNGLGGWNMPWAAWRAGSALR, encoded by the coding sequence ATGACCGGCCATCAGCATCTTCGACCAGGGGGCGACACCAGCGGCCGCACCACGGGCCGCGCACCAGGGGACGGCCCGGCGGCCCGCCGCGCGCCCCGGACGCGCCGCCCGCGTCGCGCCGTCCGCGCGCTGCTGGGCGTGCTCACCAGCGCGGCGGCGCTGGTCGGCTGCGCCGAACGGGACCTCCTGGGCGGCGCACCGCCGACCCCCGAGGAGGCGATCCGGATCGTCCCCGGCGACGGCGCCCGCGGCGTCCGGGCCAACGGCCGGCTGGAGGTCCGGGTCCCGGAGGGCCGGCTGGAGCGGGTGGAGGTCAACCGCACCGGCGGCAGCGGCCGGCAGCCGGTCGCCGGCCGCATCTCCCGGGACGGCACGATCTGGCGGCCGCTCTCCGACTCCCTCGAACTCGCCTCCCGGTACACCGTCGACGCGGTCGCGGTGGACGGCGCCGGCCGCCGCACCACCCGCCACACCGTCTTCAACACCTTCGCGCCGCCGCACCGCGTCATCGGCTTCTACTCGCCGGAGAGCGGCGCCACCGTCGGCACCGGCCTGATCTTCTCGCTGGTCTTCAACCGCCCGGTCCTCGACCGCGCGGCCGTCGAGCGCGCGGTGACCGTCGGGGCCCGGCCCGCCGTCGAGATCGCCGCCCACTGGTTCGGCCACCGGAGGCTGGACTTCCGGCCCCGGAGCCGCTGGCGGCCGGGCACCCGCCTCACCGTCCACCTGCGGCTGCGCGAGGTCCGCACCGGGCCGGGCTCCTACGGCATCCAGCTCAAGACCCTCCACTACCAGGTGGGCCGCGACCAGGTCAGCACCGTCGACGCCGCCCGGCACACGCTGACCGTCCGCCGGGACGGCAAGGTGGTGGCCACCCTGCCGGTCACCGCGGGCAACACCGCGAACCCCACCTACAACGGGACGATGGTGATCCTGGAGCGGCACGCGGTGACCCGGATGGACGGCGACACCGTCGGCTTCGGCGCCGAGTACGACATCCCGGACGTGCCGCACGCCATGCGGCTGACCCGATCCGGGACCTTCCTGCACGGCAACTACTGGGCGCCGCGGGCGGTCTTCGGCGGTCTGAACACCAGTCACGGCTGCGTCGGGCTGCCGGACGTCCGGGGCGGCGGCCCGGACACCCCGGCCGGCTGGCTCTACCGGAACTCGATCGTCGGCGACACCGTGGAGGTCCGCAACTCCCCGGACCGCACCGTCGCCCCCGACAACGGCCTGGGCGGCTGGAACATGCCCTGGGCGGCCTGGCGGGCCGGCAGCGCGCTGCGCTGA
- the glgX gene encoding glycogen debranching protein GlgX: protein MSSAPEQEAVADEPLAPPADVRPGSPTPLGARYRTGADGAAGTNFALWAGGAEAVDVCLFDDEGQETRCSLTELTHEIWHGFLPGVRPGQRYGYRVHGRWDPWTGARWNPAKLLLDPYARAVDGDFGTRTEQGPTGPALPAQLYGHVRDWPDQQVADTVRDDRDSAPYVPKGVVVGDGEEGADGEDEWRDDRRPKTPWPDSVLYELHVRGFTMRHPGIPERLRGTYAGLAHPAALAHLTRLGVTAVELLPVHQFAHEDHLVRRGLRNYWGYNSIGYFAPHAGYAATGTRGQQVGEFRRMVRALHDAGIEVILDVVYNHTAEAGERGPTLSLRGIDNRGYYRLQEDSRRYADYTGCGNTLHVVRPHVLRLITDSLRYWVTEMGVDGFRFDLAAALARSMHDVDMLSPFLAVIAQDPVLRRVKLIAEPWDVGSGGYQVGAFPPLWTEWNDRYRDTVRDFWRGATHDVRDLGYRLSGSSDLYAWGGRRPYASVNFVTAHDGFTLRDLVSHEHKHNEANGEDNRDGTHDNRSWNCGAEGATDDPEVAALRRRQLRNLLATLLLSTGVPMLVAGDEMGRTQGGNNNAYCQDNPTGWVDWSLLADPHWRALAGLTARLIALRRAHPVLRRRAFFSGRPQRRGGLRDLAWFRPDGTEMTEQDWYAPGATLAMYLSGNDIPQRDARGIRVTDDSFLAVLHAGADPLTLVLPGLPWAGGYELLVDTSAEPPPDGTAEPPPEGVPLAAGSELTVPARTVLLFRAVPG from the coding sequence GTGTCCAGCGCACCCGAGCAGGAGGCGGTGGCGGACGAACCGCTCGCCCCGCCCGCGGACGTCCGCCCCGGCAGCCCGACGCCCCTGGGGGCCCGCTACCGCACCGGGGCGGACGGTGCCGCCGGCACCAACTTCGCCCTGTGGGCGGGCGGCGCCGAGGCCGTCGACGTGTGCCTGTTCGACGACGAGGGGCAGGAGACCCGCTGCTCCCTCACCGAGCTGACCCATGAGATCTGGCACGGCTTCCTGCCCGGCGTCCGCCCCGGCCAGCGCTACGGCTACCGGGTGCACGGCCGCTGGGACCCCTGGACCGGCGCCCGCTGGAACCCCGCGAAGCTGCTGCTCGACCCGTACGCCCGGGCCGTGGACGGCGACTTCGGCACGCGGACGGAGCAGGGGCCCACCGGACCCGCGCTGCCCGCCCAGCTCTACGGGCACGTCCGGGACTGGCCCGACCAGCAGGTCGCCGACACCGTGCGGGACGACCGCGACTCGGCGCCGTACGTCCCCAAGGGGGTGGTGGTCGGCGACGGGGAAGAGGGGGCGGACGGGGAGGACGAGTGGCGGGACGACCGGCGGCCGAAGACGCCGTGGCCGGATTCCGTCCTCTACGAGCTGCACGTCCGGGGGTTCACCATGCGCCACCCGGGCATCCCGGAGCGCCTGCGGGGCACCTACGCCGGGCTGGCCCACCCGGCGGCGCTGGCGCATCTGACCCGGCTGGGGGTGACCGCGGTCGAACTGCTCCCGGTGCACCAGTTCGCGCACGAGGACCACCTGGTGCGCCGGGGCCTGCGCAACTACTGGGGCTACAACTCCATCGGCTATTTCGCGCCGCACGCCGGCTACGCCGCCACCGGGACCCGAGGCCAGCAGGTCGGCGAGTTCCGGCGGATGGTCCGGGCGCTGCACGACGCGGGCATCGAGGTGATCCTCGACGTCGTCTACAACCACACGGCGGAGGCCGGTGAACGGGGCCCGACCCTCTCGCTGCGCGGCATCGACAACCGCGGCTACTACCGCCTCCAGGAGGACTCCCGCCGCTACGCCGACTACACGGGCTGCGGCAACACCCTGCACGTCGTCCGACCGCACGTCCTGCGGCTGATCACCGACTCGCTGCGCTACTGGGTCACCGAGATGGGCGTGGACGGCTTCCGCTTCGACCTGGCGGCCGCGCTGGCCCGCTCCATGCACGACGTGGACATGCTCTCGCCGTTCCTGGCGGTGATCGCCCAGGACCCGGTGCTGCGCCGGGTCAAGCTGATCGCCGAGCCGTGGGACGTCGGCTCGGGCGGCTACCAGGTCGGTGCCTTCCCGCCGCTGTGGACGGAGTGGAACGACCGCTACCGCGACACCGTCCGGGACTTCTGGCGCGGCGCCACCCACGATGTCCGGGACCTGGGCTACCGGCTCTCCGGGTCCAGCGACCTCTACGCCTGGGGCGGCCGCCGCCCGTACGCCTCGGTCAACTTCGTCACCGCGCACGACGGCTTCACCCTGCGCGACCTGGTCAGTCACGAGCACAAGCACAACGAGGCCAACGGCGAGGACAACCGCGACGGCACCCACGACAACCGGTCCTGGAACTGCGGCGCCGAGGGTGCGACCGACGACCCGGAGGTCGCCGCGCTGCGCCGCCGCCAGCTCCGCAACCTGCTGGCCACCCTGCTGCTGTCCACCGGCGTGCCGATGCTGGTGGCCGGCGACGAGATGGGCCGCACCCAGGGCGGCAACAACAACGCCTACTGCCAGGACAACCCCACCGGCTGGGTCGACTGGTCGCTGCTGGCGGATCCGCACTGGCGCGCGCTGGCCGGCCTCACCGCCCGCCTGATCGCGCTGCGCCGGGCCCATCCGGTGCTGCGCCGCCGGGCGTTCTTCTCCGGGCGTCCGCAGCGCCGCGGCGGCCTGCGGGACCTGGCGTGGTTCCGGCCGGACGGCACGGAGATGACCGAACAGGACTGGTACGCCCCCGGCGCCACCCTGGCCATGTACCTCTCCGGCAACGACATCCCGCAGCGCGACGCCCGCGGGATCCGGGTCACCGACGACAGCTTCCTCGCGGTCCTGCACGCCGGCGCCGACCCCCTGACGCTGGTGCTGCCCGGCCTGCCCTGGGCGGGCGGGTACGAGCTCCTCGTGGACACCTCGGCGGAGCCGCCGCCGGACGGGACGGCCGAACCGCCCCCGGAGGGCGTGCCGTTGGCCGCCGGCTCCGAACTCACCGTGCCGGCACGGACGGTGCTGCTGTTCCGGGCGGTGCCGGGGTGA
- a CDS encoding ABC transporter ATP-binding protein produces MTTTETGRPADGPGRGGPGGTGRRTGRAAADAPGRPRDDAPEGTPDGGPADPPGGLPDGPPDAFESDLLPTPKGASRTLLRSLLAPHRGRVAAATGALLLQQAAAQAGPLLVAYALDGVVPALRAGAHGPLVVLAVAAVLCAVAAGGLQWAFVRLSARAGQDVLLDLRARIFRHSQALGLDFHERYTSGRLISRATTDVEALRELLEEGLQELVTVVLSTLYITVLLLWLDVGLGAAALLSAVPLALLVRSFRRRSQRAYRAKSTATAAVIVRFAETLNGIRPVLAFRREAANDAAFAGLNSRHRRFNGDAILEMARYVVGSRATANAATAAIVLWGAYRVATGTLALGVLAAAALYLRRLYDPIDRLGVFLNTYESAAASLEKIAGLLAQRPSVAEPAVPRALPPAAPGRPGRAVAFRGVRFGYRTGGEVLPRFDLTLAAGTTVAVVGATGAGKSTLARLLARFHDPTEGRVLLDGVDLRELSGAELRRAVVMVTQEAFLFSGTVADNIALGRPEAGRADIERAARAIGAHDFIAALPDGYDTDVRKRGGRLSAGQRQLVGFARALLADPAVLILDEATSSLDIPGERAVQRAMGAVLRGRTALVIAHRLSTVESADRVLVMAGGRIVEDGSPAALTAGGGRYAALHRAWRESLA; encoded by the coding sequence ATGACGACTACGGAGACCGGCCGGCCGGCCGACGGCCCGGGCCGCGGCGGCCCCGGCGGCACCGGCCGCCGCACCGGACGGGCCGCCGCCGACGCCCCAGGGCGCCCGCGGGACGACGCCCCCGAGGGCACCCCCGACGGCGGCCCCGCCGATCCCCCCGGCGGCCTCCCCGACGGCCCGCCGGACGCCTTCGAGTCCGATCTGCTGCCCACCCCGAAGGGTGCCTCGCGCACCCTGCTGCGTTCGCTGCTGGCCCCGCACCGCGGTCGGGTGGCCGCCGCCACCGGTGCGCTGCTGCTCCAGCAGGCCGCCGCCCAGGCCGGCCCGCTGCTGGTGGCCTACGCCCTGGACGGCGTGGTGCCGGCGCTGCGCGCGGGCGCGCACGGCCCGCTGGTCGTCCTGGCGGTGGCGGCCGTGCTGTGCGCGGTGGCCGCCGGCGGCCTCCAGTGGGCCTTCGTCCGGCTCTCCGCCCGGGCCGGCCAGGACGTGCTGCTGGATCTGCGGGCCCGGATCTTCCGCCACTCCCAGGCGCTCGGCCTGGATTTCCACGAGCGCTACACCTCCGGCCGGCTGATATCCCGCGCCACCACGGATGTGGAGGCGCTGCGCGAACTCCTGGAGGAGGGCCTCCAGGAGCTGGTCACGGTCGTCCTCTCGACGCTCTACATCACCGTGCTGCTGCTCTGGCTGGACGTGGGCCTGGGCGCCGCGGCGCTGCTGTCCGCGGTGCCGCTGGCGCTCCTGGTCCGGTCCTTCCGGCGCCGCTCGCAGCGGGCGTACCGCGCCAAGTCCACCGCGACCGCGGCGGTGATCGTGCGGTTCGCCGAGACCCTGAACGGCATCCGCCCGGTGCTGGCGTTCCGCCGCGAGGCGGCCAACGACGCGGCGTTCGCCGGGCTGAACTCCCGGCACCGCCGGTTCAACGGCGACGCGATCCTGGAGATGGCCCGCTATGTCGTCGGCTCCCGCGCGACGGCCAACGCCGCGACCGCCGCGATCGTCCTGTGGGGCGCCTACCGTGTCGCCACCGGCACCCTCGCCCTCGGCGTGCTGGCCGCCGCGGCCCTGTATCTGCGGCGGTTGTACGACCCCATCGACCGGCTGGGCGTGTTCCTGAACACCTACGAGTCCGCCGCCGCCTCGCTGGAGAAGATCGCCGGGCTGCTGGCCCAGCGCCCGTCGGTCGCCGAGCCGGCCGTGCCGCGGGCGCTGCCGCCCGCCGCCCCCGGCCGGCCCGGCCGCGCGGTGGCCTTCCGCGGCGTCCGCTTCGGGTACCGCACGGGCGGCGAGGTGCTGCCCCGCTTCGACCTGACGCTGGCGGCCGGCACCACGGTCGCGGTGGTCGGTGCCACCGGCGCCGGCAAGTCCACCCTGGCCCGGCTGCTCGCCAGGTTCCACGACCCCACGGAGGGCCGGGTGCTGCTGGACGGCGTGGATCTGCGCGAGCTGTCCGGCGCCGAGCTGCGGCGCGCGGTGGTGATGGTCACCCAGGAGGCGTTCCTGTTCTCCGGGACGGTCGCCGACAACATCGCGCTGGGCCGTCCGGAGGCCGGCCGTGCGGACATCGAGCGGGCCGCGCGGGCGATCGGCGCCCACGACTTCATAGCCGCCCTCCCGGACGGCTACGACACCGACGTCCGCAAGCGCGGCGGCCGGCTCTCCGCGGGCCAGCGCCAACTAGTCGGCTTCGCCCGGGCGTTGCTGGCCGATCCGGCGGTGCTGATCCTCGACGAGGCGACCAGCTCGCTGGACATACCGGGCGAGCGGGCGGTGCAGCGGGCCATGGGCGCGGTGCTGCGCGGCCGTACGGCGCTGGTGATCGCGCACCGGCTGTCGACGGTGGAGTCCGCCGACCGGGTGCTGGTGATGGCCGGCGGCCGGATCGTCGAGGACGGTTCCCCGGCCGCACTGACCGCCGGCGGCGGGCGCTACGCGGCGCTGCACCGCGCCTGGCGGGAGAGCCTGGCCTGA